The DNA sequence aatgcacagacacaaacacttttcccaatgtcaagtgttctagccttggtagtgtgtggaacgcctagtgattggatactacgcggagttcaccaaagagcatGCAATCACTGGGCATTTTACGTCCTAACAAGGCTGGAACACTGGACATTGAGAAGGAGCCACAGTTTCACTAATGGAACGTTGGTCTAGTCTAGTCAATAGAACTGTAATACTACACTCCTACAACATTGCAGAAAGTCTTATGTAATACTGCATGATTTGGACATTTCCCTTTTGGTAACAGtacatttacaaacaatgactTGTCTTCAGAGTTTAGCCATACTGAATATTGCTAACATTGTTCCTTAATTACACCTCAGCTGGACTCACTGATTTTTACTCAAAAGCTTAAGTTAAAAAAGAAACGCAGTTGCCTTACACCGCAGGTAACGTATCCCAGTAACCagtgtagacctgtgtacttctcgatcgatcagctgactctgtgctggttggattgAGTGGTGGGTCcatgttaggtttttagtgcttTTCAGTAACAAAACAATCAATCTatgtcattaggtacaatggagcaaATATTATAACAACtacgtaatatcatgtgctatggttgtacttacaccatgaatttacttttgcttttgatACCTCTGATTTCACTCCACCAGGGAACAAATGAACAGGAGTAGGCTAACACCTGCACATCCACAAACCTCTGACTCGGGAGCAGGACACCCAAATAATAAGATTTTTTAAAGctagcttcaaccaggatttttctgctcccattTTTTTTATGTGACGTCTCGGGTAAGAGCCCTTCTTCTGAAAAAGGGTTTTCACCCGAACATTAACATTAAAATTTAACGTAACATTAAAATTAGGTGTTGATGTGGGATGACGGTGATGCAACATACTTCCAGGTAAGTATAATGCATGTGCAAAATATAAGACCGGCGTAGGAGCAAAGAAAGTGTAAAGACAAAGGGGATGCACTATTACTGTGTTTATTTGAGCAACATTTAAAGCGGATTGGGCTAAAACTCTTTCAAGCCGTAAAGGCTTACTGTTGTGAAGTGCAGAATACTTCCTCAACTACCTGTTGGACACCAGCAAAATCCagagctcacacacatacacactcacacacacatacgcacacacgcacgcacgcacgcacacacacacacacacacacacagtccctaaaGCATAGCAATGACTGTTTAACCTTTGAGCATGCCAGCTGAGGGTGAATGTACTCTATCTATTGAGTACCTATTGAGTACGGAGGACAAAGGGGAGTACCACAATAGATATCTAAAGCACAGAAAGCTCTGCTATTCATCCGCTATAGAAGTACAccttaacttgtgtgtgtgtgtgtgtgtgcgcgtgcgcgcgcgcgcgcgtgtgtgtgtgtgcttgtatgtgagagagaaaggggggagggggtgagaaACCACACATCATTCTCAGCTGAGCTGAAAATTACTTGTGAATAACTCAGAGCTaattacagctctctctctctctctctctctctctctctctctctctctctctctctctctctctctctctctctctctctgggagtgTGTGCACTTACAATTGTCAAAGTCTATCTTGTCACCTATATTGCATTGTACCAACACATAAAATGAGATCTCCCAAAACACTATACAAAGCAGGATCAGATGAATAAAATGCCTTTATATGCAACGGGTGTAATGTCACCGCACTATACGTACATGTACGTGTCTGTCGCTGTCCTTGGTACTGAAGTCGGGTCTACAACATGCTATAATTCATCTGACTTCTGGGCAGACAAAAACGCCCAACGCTTACAAGCAAAATTTCAGCTGAAGTTGGGCACAGTGTTATGAAAGATCTTAAAGTATGGCAATGTCAGTGCTGTTTGTAAAAACTCTGCGTTAACCACAATGACAAGTAGCATACCAtcggatgtgtgtgcgcgcgcgtttgtgtgtctgtgtgtttataatCGTGCGTTATTTCtttggtgtttgtttttttaccgTTTCACTCAAAAGGATATGGCCACTCAATGATCTTCTTGGCGTATTTTCGAACAACGTTATCCTCGCCAAAGATGAAGAGTGATCTGTTGACTGTGAAGCAATTCTGGCGTACGGGGATGGGGTTGTACAGGGCCATGGTGCGGGCTCGCTGGGCTTTGGTCTGCTTGAAGGCAGGCGAGATGCCACCTGTGGACACCGCCGCTCCATCGCGGCTCCTGTTGCGTTCCGAGCCTCCGAGTCCCTCCCCTGGTCCCAAAAGCCCAGGAACGTCATCTCCAAACCGAGCCATTCTGCAGGAAAccaacagaaaaaagagagaaagggtagAAGATAGCAGGAGAGGCTGTTAGCCCACCGAGCCAAGGGCGGGGTGTCGAGACGCGAGCAGGATGATACAGATCCttttgtgttttgattttttaatcCATCATATTAAGTTCGTTAGAATCATCAGCACTTCTGGAGAATGCATTCATATCCAAGCAAGCATTGGGGGAGATAAAAATCCGTGCGCAACAGTTCGCGCGCAACAGTATCTAAACGGCACCCACTGTCTCGAGATCAGCTGTTCAGTTCATTAGTTTTTAATTAGAAGCTCTGCCGCGACTGAAAATGGAAGCCAAACCATACTTGTTTAAATTCGAAAACGATTTTTGTCCCCAGTACAGGTCACCCAACCAGGAAAAGTTGGTGTAAAAACTTTCAAAACAAGCGTGCGTTAAAAGGTTAAAAGAAATTCCAGTGAAAATTGTACACTTAAATTCGAGAGAAATTGAAAAACATATTCCGCCTTCTCACTGTAAAGTTTACAGCGTTATGCCTCCAGATCTTCACAATAATCCCGCCAGCTTCACGCTCGTGCTCCACACATTCTACTCCGCCTGCATCTCACGCTTGGATCGCTCCCTCCCTTGCGCCACTCACACAGGTACTTTTAACGGAAACTTTTCctcagtttttgtttttaagCTGTTTATAATTATCCTTATTTTCCGTGAGATACAATCCGGTTCAAAAAGATATTGTGTTCACGGAAGCGTCAGCCTCGCCTTCAATCTCAACTAAAACAGAAGCTCAAGCTGTGGTGAGCCTTGACGGTTTTTTTGTGAGTTCGTTTCATGTGACTGCAGCGGGTCACACCAACCACACGCAGTTCCGCAACGGGAGTCTATCGCAGCAAGCGCCTGTTGTTTTTGTCAGGAGGAAAAAGGGaaatcaattctctctctctctctctctctctctctctctctctctctctctctctctctctctctctctctctctccacactgtcCTTTCTTTAACACCTCTTTCTCTTGAGTTTAAACGTATGGAAAGGATAACAGATGGGAAACTAGCGTTCAAAGTTCACACTTATTACACGTCACATAATATTATTTTACGTAGTAgcctaaaaataataaaaatcaaaTGGCAACTGTCCCCCAAACTTGGTGATCATACAGTGTACCACATTAAATACCAAAATTATTAAGACACAAAACAACAAATGGTCACAAGTATTCTCAAAACAGTTTCAAaaaactgtgtaggcctattattattacattaatgACTGCTTAAGTGT is a window from the Engraulis encrasicolus isolate BLACKSEA-1 unplaced genomic scaffold, IST_EnEncr_1.0 scaffold_935_np1212, whole genome shotgun sequence genome containing:
- the LOC134445021 gene encoding voltage-dependent R-type calcium channel subunit alpha-1E-like — protein: MARFGDDVPGLLGPGEGLGGSERNRSRDGAAVSTGGISPAFKQTKAQRARTMALYNPIPVRQNCFTVNRSLFIFGEDNVVRKYAKKIIEWPYPFE